From a region of the Desulfuromonas sp. KJ2020 genome:
- the dksA gene encoding RNA polymerase-binding protein DksA: MEQEKLKEFRQILQNQLDDLLREAGKTVSEMTDEKTNFPDPTDRASLESDRNFELRIRDRERKLILKIREAIERIEDGTFGVCENCEEEIGEARLRARPVTTLCIDCKTEQERQEKIG; encoded by the coding sequence ATGGAGCAGGAAAAACTCAAAGAATTCCGTCAGATTCTGCAAAATCAGCTCGACGATCTGTTGCGGGAGGCTGGCAAGACCGTCTCTGAGATGACCGACGAAAAGACCAATTTTCCCGATCCTACCGACCGTGCGTCCCTCGAGTCCGACCGAAACTTCGAATTGCGTATCCGTGACCGGGAACGCAAGCTGATCCTGAAAATCCGCGAGGCGATTGAGCGCATCGAAGACGGCACTTTCGGCGTCTGTGAAAACTGTGAGGAAGAAATCGGGGAAGCCCGTCTTCGCGCCCGGCCGGTCACCACTTTGTGCATCGATTGCAAGACGGAGCAGGAACGCCAGGAAAAAATAGGCTGA